A section of the Amycolatopsis sp. AA4 genome encodes:
- a CDS encoding long-chain fatty acid--CoA ligase: MSFNLAAMLVESAAARPDKPFLHAGSHSFSYAEVDGLSGRIAESLVWLGLEPGDKVAVQLPNVPEFVLACFGILKAGLVMVPLNPLLTAPEIAYHLRDSDARLLIAFGPLAGAALKGAGQLPVYLVGEAGEAGEAGGARSFDDLLESPDSGLLRPMSPDDTAVILYTSGTTGRPKGAELTHFQLFMNCTVSGELFGATAEDVSLAVLPLFHVFGLSSVLNVMTRFGGSLVLVPKFDAAAVLDEMERHRCTLFSGVPTMYVALLQQDLAGRDLSSLRSAVSGGASMPGEVLRAFEKKFDGVVVLEGYGLSETASGTTFNISAEQRKVLSIGKPIWGVEVKVVDRAGTELGAGPDQVGEIVVRGHNVMKGYYGRPDATAEAIRDGWFHTGDLGYRDEEGYYFVVDRLKDLVIRGGYNVYPREIEEVLYEHPGVAEAAVVGEPHERLGEEVVAYVVLRAGSDASVDELAEHCKGRLAAYKYPRTITLLDRLPKGPTGKILKRAL; this comes from the coding sequence ATGTCGTTCAACCTCGCCGCGATGCTCGTCGAATCGGCTGCGGCGCGGCCGGACAAGCCGTTTCTGCACGCCGGGAGCCACTCGTTCAGCTACGCCGAGGTCGACGGGCTCTCCGGGAGGATCGCCGAGTCTCTCGTGTGGCTCGGGCTCGAACCCGGCGACAAAGTCGCGGTCCAGCTGCCGAACGTGCCGGAGTTCGTCCTCGCCTGCTTCGGCATTCTCAAGGCGGGCTTGGTCATGGTCCCGCTGAATCCGCTGCTGACCGCGCCGGAGATCGCGTATCACCTGCGGGACAGCGATGCCCGCCTGCTGATCGCGTTCGGCCCGCTCGCCGGCGCCGCGCTCAAGGGCGCGGGCCAGCTTCCGGTGTACCTCGTCGGCGAGGCGGGAGAGGCGGGAGAGGCAGGCGGGGCCCGCTCGTTCGACGATCTCCTCGAGTCGCCGGATTCGGGGCTGCTGCGGCCGATGTCGCCCGACGACACCGCGGTGATTCTGTACACCAGCGGCACTACCGGCAGGCCGAAAGGCGCGGAGCTGACGCACTTCCAGCTCTTCATGAACTGCACGGTGTCGGGTGAGCTGTTCGGGGCGACCGCCGAGGACGTCAGCCTCGCCGTGCTGCCGCTGTTCCACGTCTTCGGACTGTCCAGTGTGCTCAATGTCATGACCCGGTTCGGCGGATCCCTGGTGCTCGTACCGAAGTTCGACGCGGCGGCCGTGCTGGACGAGATGGAACGGCACCGCTGCACGCTGTTCTCCGGGGTGCCGACGATGTACGTCGCCCTGCTGCAGCAGGACCTCGCCGGCCGCGACCTGTCGTCGCTGCGTTCCGCGGTGTCCGGGGGCGCGTCGATGCCTGGCGAGGTGCTGCGGGCGTTCGAGAAGAAGTTCGACGGGGTGGTCGTGCTCGAGGGCTACGGCCTGTCCGAGACGGCGAGCGGCACGACGTTCAACATCAGCGCGGAACAGCGGAAAGTGCTTTCGATCGGCAAGCCGATCTGGGGCGTCGAGGTGAAGGTGGTCGACCGCGCAGGAACGGAACTCGGCGCCGGGCCGGACCAGGTCGGCGAAATCGTCGTGCGCGGGCACAACGTGATGAAGGGCTACTACGGTCGCCCGGACGCGACCGCGGAGGCGATCCGAGACGGCTGGTTCCACACCGGAGACCTCGGCTACCGTGACGAGGAGGGCTACTACTTCGTCGTCGATCGGCTCAAGGACCTGGTCATCCGCGGCGGCTACAACGTCTATCCGCGCGAGATCGAAGAAGTGCTGTACGAGCATCCGGGCGTCGCCGAGGCTGCCGTCGTCGGCGAACCGCACGAGCGTCTCGGCGAGGAGGTCGTGGCGTACGTCGTGCTCAGGGCCGGGTCGGACGCCAGCGTCGACGAGTTGGCGGAACACTGCAAGGGACGGCTCGCCGCTTACAAATACCCGCGCACGATCACGCTGCTTGACCGGCTTCCCAAGGGGCCGACCGGGAAGATCCTCAAGCGGGCTTTGTGA
- a CDS encoding heme-binding protein, which yields MTVAGLADPAWIPHPSEAAFGFAVVDGGVDLLCSERQPGAPLFSGPLSPEKADTAATKGRSTADWPDMVDEDLVVPRGLAGRRAIGR from the coding sequence GTGACCGTGGCCGGATTGGCTGACCCGGCCTGGATCCCGCACCCGAGCGAAGCTGCTTTCGGCTTCGCTGTCGTCGACGGCGGCGTGGACCTCCTTTGCTCCGAAAGGCAGCCGGGAGCGCCGTTGTTCAGTGGTCCGCTTTCCCCGGAGAAGGCGGACACCGCGGCAACGAAAGGGCGGTCGACGGCCGATTGGCCGGACATGGTCGACGAGGACCTCGTGGTGCCCCGCGGCCTTGCGGGCCGTCGCGCGATCGGCCGATGA
- a CDS encoding Rieske (2Fe-2S) protein, protein MTATGAAPVVVASSTDIEERGRLIVDIGTTTIGIFRLDGELYAYHNVCPHQGGPACQGRIVPRVRERIDPDGTAHGMYFDESEMHVVCPWHGSEFVIKTGEHAALPNFSLAAVPVYEDEGTVYVSL, encoded by the coding sequence ATGACCGCCACCGGTGCCGCCCCGGTTGTCGTCGCCTCGTCGACGGACATCGAGGAGCGCGGGCGGCTGATCGTCGACATCGGCACGACGACGATCGGGATCTTCCGTCTCGACGGCGAGCTGTACGCCTACCACAACGTGTGCCCGCACCAAGGAGGACCGGCCTGCCAAGGACGGATCGTCCCGAGGGTCCGCGAGCGGATCGACCCCGACGGAACCGCGCACGGCATGTACTTCGACGAATCCGAAATGCACGTGGTCTGTCCCTGGCACGGTTCGGAATTCGTCATCAAGACCGGCGAGCACGCGGCACTGCCGAATTTCAGCCTCGCCGCGGTGCCGGTGTACGAAGACGAAGGAACCGTGTATGTCAGCCTGTGA
- a CDS encoding SDR family NAD(P)-dependent oxidoreductase, translating to MCAAISRRVLVTGAGSGFGLGVTRLLEQRGHRVVAGVLNEVQADNLRSEFSSASSRVEIRKLDLTDPADVASAGELEIDVLVNNAGFGAQGPISESPLELVRHVFEVNVFGTLDLTQRVLARFHRDSRPGRVVVVSSVAGLLVSEGAGAYSMSKHALDAMAVEMQNETEGTPVSVHIVNPGPYATGFNERLVENAPQATVWAADQDHRGLLEGQHDPRELIEALADLADGSDSSPRLILPREFVAITGQFQFAQIHGA from the coding sequence ATGTGCGCGGCGATCAGCAGACGCGTGTTGGTGACCGGGGCCGGAAGCGGATTCGGCCTGGGGGTGACCCGCCTGCTCGAGCAGCGCGGGCACCGGGTGGTCGCCGGGGTGCTGAACGAGGTCCAGGCCGATAATCTGCGCAGCGAATTCTCGTCCGCGTCGAGCAGGGTGGAAATCCGCAAACTGGACCTGACCGACCCCGCCGATGTCGCGAGCGCGGGCGAATTGGAGATCGACGTCCTGGTCAACAACGCCGGATTCGGCGCGCAGGGGCCGATCTCCGAGAGCCCGCTCGAACTGGTCCGGCACGTTTTCGAGGTGAATGTTTTCGGAACTCTCGACCTGACGCAGCGGGTGCTCGCCAGATTCCACCGGGACAGCCGGCCCGGCCGGGTCGTGGTGGTCTCCTCGGTCGCCGGGCTTCTGGTGAGCGAGGGCGCGGGCGCGTATTCGATGAGCAAGCACGCGCTCGACGCGATGGCCGTCGAGATGCAGAACGAAACCGAGGGAACCCCGGTTTCCGTGCACATCGTCAACCCGGGGCCGTATGCGACCGGGTTCAACGAACGCCTGGTCGAGAACGCTCCGCAAGCCACGGTCTGGGCAGCGGACCAGGATCACCGCGGACTGCTGGAGGGGCAGCACGACCCGCGCGAGCTGATCGAGGCGCTCGCCGACCTCGCCGACGGCAGCGATTCGTCGCCCCGGCTCATCCTGCCGCGGGAGTTCGTCGCCATCACCGGGCAATTCCAGTTCGCGCAGATTCACGGGGCGTGA
- a CDS encoding amidohydrolase family protein, giving the protein MSGDTNSPRPRSGGSGTPPVTVRSTQEITIATDSREILANAARDTEAFGLADKFIVDVDSHHIELDSWPDILEDIGDPVLRDYGRQISNNWPQAGHLALSNHVAGLTFQDVAGRVPHQATLAEPVPPGPYHRDVTLVRRAMDAMSIDVQIVFPQPMLEIGLHPHPGIAAQLQVAYNKWFVENILGRDPRIKTMLGLPFGDPGLSLDAIREYHDHPDVIGFLVTSQRHISVHDNKYMPVYAELERLGLPIGFHAGPSWGDSMTSTMNRFTAVHAISFVTCNITHLTNWIFNGIPERFPGLKTIWIESGLAWIPFLMQRLDHEYILRMSDARCCASRRASTCGRCTTRRSRSR; this is encoded by the coding sequence ATGTCTGGTGACACGAATTCCCCTCGCCCGCGGTCCGGCGGCTCCGGCACGCCCCCGGTCACGGTGCGCTCGACGCAAGAGATCACCATCGCGACCGACTCGCGCGAGATCCTGGCCAACGCCGCCCGCGACACCGAAGCGTTCGGGCTGGCGGACAAGTTCATCGTCGACGTTGACTCGCATCACATCGAACTCGACTCGTGGCCCGACATCCTCGAGGACATCGGCGATCCGGTGCTGCGGGACTACGGCAGGCAGATTTCGAACAACTGGCCGCAGGCAGGGCACCTGGCGCTGTCGAATCATGTCGCGGGCCTGACCTTCCAGGACGTGGCGGGACGGGTGCCGCACCAGGCGACGCTCGCGGAGCCGGTGCCGCCCGGTCCGTACCACCGGGACGTCACGCTCGTGCGGCGGGCGATGGACGCGATGAGCATCGACGTCCAGATCGTCTTCCCGCAGCCGATGCTCGAGATCGGCCTGCATCCGCACCCGGGGATCGCGGCGCAGCTGCAGGTCGCCTACAACAAGTGGTTCGTCGAGAACATCCTCGGCCGGGACCCGCGCATCAAGACGATGCTGGGGCTGCCGTTCGGGGACCCCGGCCTCTCGCTGGACGCCATCCGGGAGTACCACGACCATCCCGACGTCATCGGGTTCCTGGTGACCAGCCAGCGGCACATCAGCGTCCACGACAACAAGTACATGCCGGTCTACGCCGAACTGGAGCGGCTGGGCCTGCCGATCGGGTTCCACGCCGGCCCGTCGTGGGGCGATTCGATGACCTCGACGATGAACCGGTTCACCGCGGTGCACGCGATTTCTTTCGTCACCTGCAATATCACGCACCTGACCAACTGGATTTTCAACGGGATCCCGGAGCGGTTTCCCGGGTTGAAGACCATCTGGATCGAGAGCGGACTGGCGTGGATTCCGTTCCTGATGCAGCGGCTGGACCACGAGTACATCCTGCGCATGTCCGACGCCCGCTGCTGCGCAAGCCGCCGAGCGAGTACATGCGGGAGATGTACTACACGTCGCAGCCGATCGAGATGA
- a CDS encoding MMPL family transporter, with the protein MAPFLYRLGRLSFRRRAIVAAVWTAVLMALGGGALTLSGPLSDAMPVPGIESQTAWDRMIEAFPQPGAGGGTARVAIAAPEGRKVTDPAGQAAVESVVGKLRSAPKVAGVVDPFQARSVSPDGRVALAQVSYQVKGFELSDSDRQALLATGDHAKQLGYRVEYGGDAVQGIPATGATEGLGVAVAAVVLIITFGSLLAAGIPLLTALVGVGVGMAGIMLASGSMELNSNTPVLALMIGLAVGIDYALFIVSRYRHELAEGREPEEAAGRAVGTAGSAVVFAGLTVVIALAGLTVVGIPFLGQMGVAAAATVVVAVLIALTLLPAVLGFAGARVARSKIRVRRRTEGPTHGERWARFVARHRVPVLLTALAGLAVVAVPALSMQLGLPNDSTAAPDTTQRKAYDLVSAGFGEGANGPLLVVVDTGPNRNPDAVKQAAADIGRLPDVAAVTPPRVNPAGDTALLTVIPKSGPSSTQTEDLVSAIRAQSAPLQDKTGGSLAVTGQTAANIDVSQKLSDAMLPYLALIVGLAFVLLMLVFRSVVVPLKATLGFLGSVVATFGAVVAVFQWGWLTGLLGVASTGPIMSMLPILLIGVLFGLAMDYQVFLVTRMREEHVHGAEPQEAMVTGFRHGARVVVAAALIMISVFAGFVLAESTLIQSIGFALAFGVLIDAFVIRMTIVPAVMSLLGRRAWWLPTWLDRILPNVDVEGEGLVRELGTPGDDQRKFTRI; encoded by the coding sequence GTGGCACCCTTCCTGTACCGGCTCGGCAGGCTGTCGTTCCGCCGCCGGGCGATCGTCGCGGCGGTGTGGACAGCGGTTCTGATGGCGCTCGGCGGCGGTGCCCTCACCCTGTCTGGCCCGCTGTCCGATGCGATGCCCGTTCCGGGTATCGAGTCGCAGACAGCATGGGACCGGATGATTGAAGCTTTTCCGCAGCCAGGTGCGGGCGGCGGCACCGCGCGGGTGGCGATTGCCGCGCCGGAGGGGCGGAAGGTCACGGATCCGGCGGGTCAGGCGGCGGTCGAGTCGGTGGTGGGGAAGCTGCGGTCGGCGCCGAAGGTGGCGGGGGTGGTGGATCCGTTCCAGGCGAGGTCGGTGTCGCCGGACGGGCGGGTCGCGCTCGCGCAGGTGAGCTATCAGGTCAAGGGTTTCGAACTGTCCGACAGCGACCGGCAGGCGCTGCTGGCGACCGGCGATCACGCGAAGCAGCTGGGGTACCGGGTCGAGTACGGCGGGGACGCGGTGCAGGGGATCCCGGCGACCGGGGCCACCGAAGGACTCGGCGTCGCGGTCGCGGCGGTCGTCCTGATCATCACGTTCGGGTCGTTGCTGGCGGCGGGGATTCCGTTGCTGACCGCGCTGGTCGGGGTCGGGGTCGGGATGGCGGGCATCATGCTGGCTTCGGGGTCGATGGAGCTGAACTCCAACACTCCGGTGCTGGCGTTGATGATCGGTCTCGCGGTCGGCATCGACTACGCCCTGTTCATCGTCTCCCGCTACCGGCACGAACTCGCTGAAGGCCGCGAACCCGAGGAAGCAGCCGGCCGCGCGGTCGGCACCGCCGGTTCCGCCGTGGTGTTCGCCGGGCTCACCGTGGTCATCGCGCTCGCCGGGCTGACGGTGGTCGGGATCCCGTTCCTGGGCCAGATGGGCGTCGCCGCGGCGGCGACGGTCGTGGTCGCGGTGCTGATCGCGTTGACGCTGCTGCCCGCCGTGCTCGGCTTCGCCGGCGCCCGCGTCGCCCGCAGCAAGATCCGGGTGCGCCGCCGCACCGAAGGCCCGACGCACGGCGAACGCTGGGCGCGGTTCGTGGCGCGGCACCGGGTCCCGGTCCTGCTGACCGCGCTCGCCGGGCTGGCGGTGGTCGCGGTCCCGGCGTTGAGCATGCAGCTCGGCCTGCCCAACGACTCGACCGCCGCGCCGGACACCACCCAGCGCAAGGCCTACGACCTGGTCTCCGCGGGTTTCGGCGAGGGCGCGAACGGGCCCCTGCTGGTCGTGGTCGACACCGGCCCGAACCGCAATCCGGACGCGGTGAAGCAGGCCGCCGCGGACATCGGCAGGCTGCCGGACGTCGCCGCGGTGACGCCGCCGCGCGTCAATCCCGCCGGCGACACCGCGCTGCTGACGGTGATCCCGAAAAGCGGCCCGAGCAGCACGCAGACCGAGGACCTCGTGTCCGCGATCCGCGCGCAATCCGCGCCGCTGCAGGACAAAACCGGCGGCAGTCTCGCGGTGACCGGGCAGACCGCGGCCAACATCGACGTCTCGCAGAAACTGTCCGACGCGATGCTGCCCTACCTCGCGTTGATCGTCGGGCTCGCCTTTGTGTTGCTGATGCTGGTGTTCCGGTCCGTCGTGGTGCCGTTGAAGGCGACGCTGGGGTTCCTCGGCTCGGTGGTCGCGACCTTCGGCGCCGTCGTCGCGGTCTTCCAATGGGGCTGGCTCACCGGGCTGCTGGGGGTCGCCTCGACCGGCCCGATCATGAGCATGCTCCCCATTCTGCTGATCGGCGTCCTGTTCGGACTCGCCATGGACTACCAGGTGTTCCTGGTGACCCGGATGCGCGAGGAACACGTCCACGGCGCCGAACCCCAGGAAGCGATGGTCACCGGGTTCCGCCACGGCGCCCGCGTCGTCGTCGCCGCCGCGCTCATCATGATCTCGGTGTTCGCCGGGTTCGTCCTTGCCGAATCGACGCTGATCCAGTCGATCGGGTTCGCGCTGGCCTTCGGCGTCCTGATCGACGCGTTCGTCATCCGGATGACCATCGTGCCCGCCGTCATGTCCCTGCTCGGCCGCCGCGCCTGGTGGCTGCCCACCTGGCTCGACCGGATCCTGCCCAACGTCGACGTCGAAGGCGAAGGCCTCGTCCGCGAACTCGGCACTCCCGGGGACGACCAACGCAAATTCACCCGAATCTGA